One Nicotiana tomentosiformis chromosome 4, ASM39032v3, whole genome shotgun sequence genomic window carries:
- the LOC138909577 gene encoding uncharacterized protein: protein MWIVGKYIGTYNCEMETFSGNHFNLNVDLISLVLIPYIEVSIRYKIKECITFVHEVYGFTITKKRHFSSVNVGLKLFMVTEISHFADLPRYMAVLQHFNLGTVVEWKLERSPGILEYIFRYVFWAFKPAIDGFVHCRPVISIDDTHVYREYDIKLLIAVAVDANESIFPLAFAICANESQEIWTLLLNHLKDHVVKHRSSFVITRYVDKEYIIAAYLNTYSGQLQPVGAEHYWPPELFKMVCNKDYVRQ, encoded by the exons atgtggattgTGGGGAAATACATTGGCACCTACAATTGTGAAATGGAAACATTCAGTGGAAATCATTtcaacttgaatgttgacttgatttctcttgtcttgattccataCATTGAAGtatccataaggtacaagatcaaagagtgtataacatttgTCCACGAGGTATATGGATTTACCATTACAAAAAAAAGGCATTTCTCGAGCGTAAACGTgggtttgaaattgtttatggtaactgagATAAGTCATTTTGCCGAtttacccaggtacatggctgtattgcaacactttaacctcgggactgttgttgaatggaagcttgagcggagtccagGAATACTAGAatacatattcagatatgtgttctgggcatttaaaccagccattgatggttttgtcCATTGTcgaccggtaatatccatagacgacactcatgtctatagagagtatgatattaagttattgatcgccgttgcagtagatgctaatgaaagtatatttcccttagcatttgctatttgtgccaatgaaagccaagagatatGGACATTgcttttgaaccacttgaaggaccACGTTGTCAAACATCGTTCAA gtttcgtGATAACgaggtacgttgataaagaatatattattgctgcatacttaaacacatatagtggacagttgcagccagtgggtgctgagcattattggccgccggaactttttaaaatggtgtgtaacaaggattatgtGCGTCAATGA
- the LOC117275161 gene encoding uncharacterized protein isoform X1, which produces MNFIRYEPTDSWNMSSFGVLDHGGPFGSHQQQDNVHRGISTHFYLLCSENEQLEGPVRTQLPEDDIFNRDLADAQSQEDDSDYDKNVDESGDGTPFTDEVDDDEDENDEPDLMREHASPPVRPRVYKSHVPFHSRVIPCLDQFLSMSDVGALTMDLDEIRTAMWDESRATMLSKGMLFADKACLSRAVQMYNIKECREIVVHESSSEVYKVICRRWFQGCN; this is translated from the exons atgaattttataagATATGAACCAACAGACAGTTGGAATATGtctagttttggtgtgttggatcatggtggtccattcGGGAGTCATCAGCAACAAGATAATGTGCATCGTGGGATATCAACACATTTTTATTT gttatgcagtgaaaacgagcaacttgaaggtcctgtccgtactcaattgcccgaagacgacatatttaatcgggatttggcagatgcgcagagtcaggaagatgatagtgattatgacaaaaatgttgatgagtctggagatggcACACCCTTCACTGATGAggttgatgatgatgaggacgagAATGATGAACCCGATTTGATGAGGGAGCATGCTtcacctcccgttagaccaagagtgtacaaGTCCCAtgtgccgtttcattcaagggtGATTCCCTGCCTTGATCAGTTTCTAAGTATGTCGGATGTGGGTGCCCTCACAATGGATCTTGACGAAATTCGGAcggcaatgtgggatgaatctagagcaacgaTGCTGTCAAAGGGtatgctttttgctgataaagcatgcctaagcagggcggtgcaaatgtacaacataaaagagtgtcgtgagatcgtggttcatgagtcatcttcggaagtatacaaggttatttgtcgtagatggtttcaaggttgtaattag
- the LOC117275161 gene encoding uncharacterized protein isoform X2, which yields MNFIRYEPTDSWNMSSFGVLDHGGPFGSHQQQDNVHRGISTHFYFENEQLEGPVRTQLPEDDIFNRDLADAQSQEDDSDYDKNVDESGDGTPFTDEVDDDEDENDEPDLMREHASPPVRPRVYKSHVPFHSRVIPCLDQFLSMSDVGALTMDLDEIRTAMWDESRATMLSKGMLFADKACLSRAVQMYNIKECREIVVHESSSEVYKVICRRWFQGCN from the exons atgaattttataagATATGAACCAACAGACAGTTGGAATATGtctagttttggtgtgttggatcatggtggtccattcGGGAGTCATCAGCAACAAGATAATGTGCATCGTGGGATATCAACACATTTTTATTT tgaaaacgagcaacttgaaggtcctgtccgtactcaattgcccgaagacgacatatttaatcgggatttggcagatgcgcagagtcaggaagatgatagtgattatgacaaaaatgttgatgagtctggagatggcACACCCTTCACTGATGAggttgatgatgatgaggacgagAATGATGAACCCGATTTGATGAGGGAGCATGCTtcacctcccgttagaccaagagtgtacaaGTCCCAtgtgccgtttcattcaagggtGATTCCCTGCCTTGATCAGTTTCTAAGTATGTCGGATGTGGGTGCCCTCACAATGGATCTTGACGAAATTCGGAcggcaatgtgggatgaatctagagcaacgaTGCTGTCAAAGGGtatgctttttgctgataaagcatgcctaagcagggcggtgcaaatgtacaacataaaagagtgtcgtgagatcgtggttcatgagtcatcttcggaagtatacaaggttatttgtcgtagatggtttcaaggttgtaattag
- the LOC104089960 gene encoding zinc-finger homeodomain protein 10-like: MDSTYSIPTRNHIPTKTPDSEKDFPPYPQVPLKPLSFTNVTSKKHHQVHNHQPPSAAVTYKECLKNHAASIGGYTVDGCGEFIPTPDAIAADPTSLKCDVCGCHRNFHRRKRDDDFMDFRHHHAQVATPATPTALKPEKPRRRRRFRTKFSQEQKNRMYSFSEKLGWKLQKCDEAMVEEFCNEIGVGKGVFRVWMHNNKSTLGKKGFPKCQQQYQTVPYNNKQ, encoded by the coding sequence ATGGACTCAACCTACAGCATCCCTACCCGTAACCATATCCCCACAAAAACTCCTGATTCTGAAAAGGATTTCCCACCCTATCCTCAAGTACCCCTTAAGCCTTTGTCCTTCACCAACGTGACATCCAAGAAGCACCACCAAGTGCACAATCACCAACCACCGTCTGCGGCGGTGACTTACAAGGAATGCTTGAAGAACCACGCAGCCAGCATAGGTGGATACACCGTGGACGGTTGTGGTGAATTCATCCCAACGCCAGATGCCATTGCCGCTGATCCCACTTCGCTAAAATGCGATGTCTGTGGCTGCCACCGCAACTTCCACCGCCGAAAACGTGATGATGATTTTATGGACTTCCGTCACCATCATGCGCAAGTGGCGACGCCTGCCACGCCCACAGCACTAAAGCCAGAGAAGCCAAGAAGAAGAAGACGGTTTAGGACAAAATTCAGCCAGGAACAGAAAAATAGGATGTATTCTTTCTCTGAAAAGTTGGGTTGGAAATTGCAGAAGTGTGATGAAGCTATGGTCGAGGAGTTTTGCAATGAAATAGGGGTTGGTAAAGGAGTTTTCAGAGTTTGGATGCACAATAACAAGAGCACTTTGGGAAAAAAAGGATTTCCAAAATGCCAACAACAGTACCAGACCGTACCCTACAACAACAAACAGTAA